From a region of the Odoribacter splanchnicus DSM 20712 genome:
- a CDS encoding DNA cytosine methyltransferase: protein MMKKKYTFIDLFAGIGGFHTAMHYVGGKCVFASEWDKNARLSYEANYKNIEPKLFKKDKDGKYLYFNEGIPVHTFDLDIPDNKRI, encoded by the coding sequence ATGATGAAAAAAAAATATACATTCATAGACCTGTTTGCTGGTATCGGTGGATTTCATACAGCAATGCATTATGTTGGTGGTAAGTGCGTTTTTGCCAGTGAATGGGATAAAAATGCTCGTTTGTCATATGAAGCAAACTATAAAAATATTGAGCCTAAGCTTTTCAAAAAAGACAAGGATGGAAAATATCTTTATTTTAATGAAGGAATTCCTGTCCACACTTTCGATTTGGATATACCGGACAATAAGCGTATATAA
- a CDS encoding helix-turn-helix transcriptional regulator has translation MEKKEYRNRIRVILAEKMITNTYLAEQLGVSKMTISRWCTNTTQPSAPQLIEISQILQCDLKDLYEMVK, from the coding sequence ATGGAAAAGAAAGAGTATAGAAATCGCATTCGGGTTATTTTAGCCGAGAAGATGATTACAAACACCTATTTGGCAGAACAGCTTGGCGTGTCGAAAATGACAATAAGTCGCTGGTGTACCAATACCACACAGCCAAGTGCACCGCAATTGATTGAGATTTCTCAGATATTGCAGTGTGATTTGAAAGATTTATATGAAATGGTAAAGTAG
- a CDS encoding AAA family ATPase encodes MRIKEIKLRHFKRFTDLTICGIPETAKLVVLVGPNGCGKTSIFEAFNHWYRYRGFRHGSDGAYYLKTGEITTEFESNWLYDVVNVTTYDCPLTNQSEIHGKFYFRTAHRNEPDFITQSLSRQNNPIDNIRFNTLMETETTVSENYQRIVSLTLSNVYDTSFDNESVKTLRERIIGRVRNSVKNVFEDLELSSIGDPLSNGSFFFTKGTAQNFHYKNLSAGEKAAFDLILDIIIKSEYFDNTIYCIDEPEVHMHTALQAKLLNELYQLISERSQLWIATHSIGMLNKAKELEEEAPGSVCFLCFDELNPDTQIVLTPTTVNTVIWNKFLELSFGDFAKIIAPSQIVFCEGTKRGRKYKDFDAQIYTKIFFSSYPDTSFISIGSCSEIEDENNLSMRIISQALKNSKIIKLVDRDDKSDQEVEECNAKGIKVLCRRHIECFLYDDEIITKLCMSLGKQDKVEECLAAKQSELSDSINRGNPIDDVKSAGGPIYVALKRILGLSQCGNTQEPFMRDTLAPLITPDTNVFKELEHAIFA; translated from the coding sequence ATGAGAATAAAAGAAATAAAACTCCGACATTTTAAACGTTTTACAGATCTTACCATTTGTGGTATTCCCGAAACAGCAAAACTTGTTGTTTTAGTCGGGCCGAATGGGTGTGGAAAAACATCGATTTTTGAAGCATTCAATCATTGGTATCGTTATCGAGGGTTTAGACACGGAAGTGATGGTGCATATTATCTAAAAACAGGTGAGATAACTACCGAATTCGAAAGTAACTGGCTGTATGATGTGGTTAATGTGACGACATATGATTGCCCATTAACGAATCAATCAGAAATCCACGGTAAGTTTTATTTCAGAACTGCTCATCGAAATGAACCTGATTTTATAACTCAAAGTTTATCAAGACAGAATAATCCGATTGATAATATTAGGTTTAATACCCTCATGGAAACAGAGACAACTGTTTCCGAGAACTATCAGCGCATAGTGTCTCTAACATTGTCAAATGTGTATGATACTTCATTTGATAACGAATCTGTAAAAACTTTAAGAGAAAGAATAATTGGTCGTGTTAGAAATTCAGTCAAAAATGTATTCGAAGATTTAGAGTTATCTTCCATTGGTGATCCGTTAAGCAATGGAAGTTTCTTTTTTACCAAAGGAACAGCCCAAAATTTCCATTATAAGAATCTTTCTGCTGGCGAGAAAGCTGCATTTGATTTAATTCTTGATATAATTATTAAATCAGAATATTTTGACAATACTATATATTGCATAGACGAACCGGAAGTACATATGCATACTGCTCTTCAAGCTAAATTATTGAACGAACTCTATCAACTTATTTCCGAAAGATCACAATTATGGATTGCCACTCATTCTATTGGGATGCTTAATAAAGCAAAAGAATTAGAAGAAGAAGCACCTGGTAGTGTATGCTTCTTATGTTTCGATGAACTTAATCCAGACACTCAGATTGTCTTAACTCCAACAACTGTCAACACTGTAATTTGGAATAAATTTCTTGAATTGTCCTTTGGCGATTTTGCCAAAATTATCGCTCCCTCTCAAATCGTTTTTTGTGAAGGTACAAAAAGAGGACGCAAATACAAAGACTTTGATGCTCAGATATATACAAAAATCTTTTTTTCATCCTATCCTGATACCTCTTTTATCTCAATTGGTTCATGTAGTGAAATAGAAGATGAGAACAACTTAAGTATGCGGATTATATCCCAAGCTTTAAAAAACTCAAAAATAATCAAACTTGTAGATCGTGATGATAAAAGTGATCAAGAAGTTGAAGAGTGTAATGCGAAAGGCATAAAAGTTCTATGCAGACGCCACATAGAATGTTTTTTATATGATGACGAGATTATAACTAAGTTATGTATGTCGTTAGGGAAACAGGATAAAGTTGAAGAATGCTTGGCTGCAAAACAATCAGAACTTAGTGACAGTATAAATCGAGGAAATCCTATTGACGACGTAAAATCGGCAGGAGGGCCAATATATGTTGCTTTAAAACGTATTCTTGGGCTATCACAGTGCGGGAATACTCAGGAGCCTTTCATGCGAGATACTTTAGCTCCGTTAATAACTCCTGATACCAACGTATTCAAAGAATTAGAACATGCTATTTTTGCATAA
- a CDS encoding LlaJI family restriction endonuclease: MENIFILMKEFLSTLSIWIYRTISVYKQSHNDNILESKEYQSESRGRKQKHNTLLDVIIALRDFNRNNQNYFTFVAKNVHSGYNKINWNKTITSSQAIIQRGSPVYIEPVNRKKMVNFDEELLVIYFSILNYIRETHGFSFEINIQYPLISCDKLKKSYIDRNLGCRRLKQIKYKYFSDKALRIWDLCYAFFDREYKIAMNRQSEDYLLAKDFEHIFEVMIDTLVSGNDKQNLPKELTEQRDGKLVDHMFVGQGLIEQSDLTSELTYYIGDSKYYKRSKNDRTQLGDKSIYKQYTYARNVIQWNMNLFLDGDGNGAHPQLRDALTEGYNPIPNFFISARIPNKKTGGGKFLSFDDKELKAQDGGVQLNRQFENRLFDRDTLLLCHYDVNFLYIVSLYGRNNKSAQAAWREYVRKEFRNKIQGTLNRLYTFRTLQPRDSMDCYQFIQDNFQRLNGKLYRPKSDSNYLILALMKDEDSDIWNSLKIKSATIKRETAQSKELLETLQTHFYVSDPFELETEFHIDSIDNVGTLEQQPKQEFRNILTGLVRRTDADYSDFDSHIAKTYTMEKIPTSINVLDIRYFLPMVGGEIDGYYKVEKVYLGTKNGNLCLKLNLSSFISLGSSRTPIYRIKMQPGELISNDLMVELYEQRI, translated from the coding sequence ATGGAAAATATCTTTATTTTAATGAAGGAATTCCTGTCCACACTTTCGATTTGGATATACCGGACAATAAGCGTATATAAACAATCTCACAACGACAATATACTTGAAAGCAAGGAATATCAGTCCGAAAGCAGAGGACGAAAACAGAAGCACAACACTCTACTGGATGTGATAATAGCCCTAAGGGATTTCAACAGAAACAATCAGAACTATTTTACATTCGTGGCCAAGAACGTTCATTCCGGTTATAACAAAATCAACTGGAACAAGACCATAACTTCATCGCAAGCCATCATACAAAGAGGAAGTCCTGTTTACATCGAGCCGGTAAACAGGAAGAAAATGGTGAATTTTGACGAGGAGCTGCTTGTCATATATTTCTCCATTTTGAATTACATTCGAGAGACGCATGGATTCTCCTTTGAAATCAATATCCAATATCCGCTTATCAGTTGTGACAAGTTGAAGAAGTCCTATATTGACAGGAATCTTGGATGCCGAAGACTGAAACAAATCAAGTACAAATATTTCTCGGACAAGGCTCTTCGGATATGGGATTTGTGTTACGCTTTCTTTGACAGGGAGTATAAGATTGCGATGAACAGGCAGTCGGAGGACTATTTGCTGGCAAAAGATTTCGAGCACATTTTTGAAGTCATGATTGACACTCTGGTAAGTGGTAATGACAAGCAAAACCTGCCAAAAGAACTGACGGAACAAAGAGACGGCAAGCTGGTTGACCACATGTTTGTCGGGCAAGGGCTTATCGAGCAGTCTGATTTGACTTCCGAACTCACTTATTACATTGGAGACAGCAAGTATTACAAACGTTCCAAGAATGACAGAACACAACTTGGCGACAAATCGATATACAAGCAATACACATACGCCAGAAATGTCATTCAGTGGAATATGAATCTGTTTTTGGACGGTGACGGTAACGGAGCGCATCCTCAGTTAAGGGATGCATTGACTGAAGGATATAATCCTATCCCCAATTTCTTTATCAGTGCCCGGATTCCTAACAAAAAGACTGGCGGAGGCAAATTTCTGTCCTTTGATGATAAGGAGTTGAAAGCGCAGGATGGTGGAGTACAGTTGAACCGCCAATTTGAAAATCGTCTGTTTGACAGGGATACGCTGTTGTTGTGCCACTATGATGTAAACTTTTTGTACATCGTATCGTTGTATGGTCGCAACAATAAGAGTGCACAAGCAGCATGGCGAGAGTATGTTCGCAAAGAATTCAGAAATAAGATTCAAGGTACTCTAAATCGACTCTACACATTCAGAACTCTGCAGCCACGTGATAGCATGGATTGCTATCAGTTCATTCAGGATAATTTCCAACGGCTGAACGGCAAATTGTATCGTCCGAAGAGTGACAGTAATTATCTGATTCTTGCTCTGATGAAGGATGAAGATTCCGATATATGGAACTCTCTCAAAATAAAATCAGCAACGATAAAAAGGGAAACGGCTCAAAGTAAAGAGCTTTTGGAAACTTTACAGACACATTTCTATGTCAGTGATCCGTTTGAACTTGAAACGGAGTTTCATATCGATAGCATTGACAATGTCGGAACTTTGGAACAACAACCGAAACAGGAGTTTAGGAATATCCTTACTGGATTGGTACGGAGAACCGATGCAGATTATTCAGATTTTGACAGTCATATCGCAAAGACATATACTATGGAGAAGATACCTACATCTATCAATGTGTTGGATATCAGGTATTTCCTGCCTATGGTTGGTGGAGAGATTGATGGTTATTATAAAGTTGAGAAAGTATATTTGGGCACTAAGAACGGAAATCTATGCCTAAAGTTAAATTTGTCCTCCTTTATTTCATTGGGCAGCAGTCGAACTCCCATATATCGCATAAAAATGCAGCCGGGAGAATTGATTTCCAATGATTTGATGGTGGAATTATACGAACAAAGGATTTAA
- a CDS encoding ATP-binding protein, with product MNFVDRIEETARLRDALSREKSSLVVVYGRRRLGKSTLIKRVLSDSDVYFLADRSEGQHQRTLLAKVVAQVFPDFDKLTYPDWESLFRAVNYRTDKRFTLCLDEFPYLVEQSPELPSVLQKLVDEKQLKYNLVLCGSSQNMMYGLFLDSTAPLYGRADEIMRLAPIRLPYIQEALNLDAVSAVEEYAVWGGVPRYWELRENRNSLSDALWHNILSINGTLYEEPIKLFQDDVKDIVKTSTIMSYIGSGANRLSEIAARCNEPATNLSRPLKKLIDLGFLEKDVPFGIDEKNAKKSLYKIADPFMAFYYQFVVPNRSFIELGRRLPLEQALAVHFPEYVSMHWEKLCRDAVTGNMVNGIVYGKAKRWWGPVLNERKEPEQIEIDVMAESLDKKYLLVGECKWTNLENGKQLTAELLRKANLLPFAKNYNILPVLFLKNAPKDDVGNAMLPENVVELMK from the coding sequence ATGAACTTCGTTGATAGAATAGAAGAAACAGCACGACTGAGGGATGCTCTTTCAAGAGAGAAGTCCTCGTTGGTCGTAGTGTACGGTCGCAGGCGGTTGGGTAAGTCAACACTTATCAAAAGGGTGTTGTCGGACAGTGATGTATATTTCCTTGCCGACCGTTCCGAAGGGCAACATCAAAGAACTTTGCTTGCAAAGGTGGTAGCACAAGTATTTCCTGATTTTGATAAGCTGACTTATCCGGATTGGGAATCTCTGTTTCGTGCGGTCAATTATCGCACAGACAAGCGTTTCACGTTATGCTTGGATGAATTTCCATATCTTGTGGAGCAATCCCCGGAACTGCCGTCAGTGTTGCAGAAGCTTGTTGATGAGAAGCAGTTGAAGTATAATCTTGTACTTTGTGGTTCATCACAGAATATGATGTATGGACTGTTTCTTGATTCTACTGCACCTCTCTATGGCCGTGCTGATGAGATAATGAGACTTGCGCCGATACGTTTGCCGTATATTCAGGAGGCTTTGAACCTTGATGCTGTGAGTGCCGTTGAAGAGTATGCTGTATGGGGCGGTGTACCTCGTTATTGGGAACTAAGAGAAAACAGAAACTCACTTTCCGATGCGTTGTGGCACAATATCCTTTCGATAAATGGGACTCTTTACGAGGAGCCGATAAAACTGTTTCAGGATGATGTGAAGGATATTGTCAAGACTTCTACAATCATGTCCTATATCGGCTCCGGTGCAAATCGTCTTTCTGAGATTGCTGCCAGATGTAATGAGCCTGCAACTAATCTGTCACGTCCGTTGAAGAAACTTATTGACCTCGGATTTTTAGAGAAAGATGTTCCGTTCGGAATTGACGAAAAGAATGCGAAAAAGAGCCTATATAAGATTGCAGACCCATTTATGGCATTCTACTATCAGTTTGTCGTACCAAACCGTTCGTTCATTGAGCTTGGTCGTCGTTTGCCATTAGAACAGGCTTTGGCAGTCCATTTCCCGGAGTATGTGAGTATGCATTGGGAAAAACTATGCAGGGACGCTGTAACGGGAAATATGGTCAATGGAATTGTTTACGGTAAGGCAAAACGCTGGTGGGGACCGGTTCTCAATGAGAGGAAAGAACCGGAACAAATAGAGATTGATGTGATGGCCGAGTCGCTGGATAAAAAATATTTGTTAGTTGGCGAATGCAAATGGACAAATCTGGAGAATGGCAAACAACTTACAGCCGAGCTTCTCCGTAAAGCCAACCTGCTGCCATTTGCCAAGAATTACAATATTCTCCCGGTCTTATTTCTTAAGAATGCACCGAAAGATGATGTCGGAAATGCGATGTTGCCGGAAAATGTTGTTGAGTTGATGAAATGA